One genomic window of Punica granatum isolate Tunisia-2019 chromosome 1, ASM765513v2, whole genome shotgun sequence includes the following:
- the LOC116199307 gene encoding serine/arginine-rich SC35-like splicing factor SCL28 — MARYRSRSRSYSPQRGSRTPPRSRKLNEDDPRVRRSYRERRSPAPSGLLLRNLPLNTRPEDLRAPFERFGPVKDVYLPKNYHTGEPRGFGFVKFRYAEDAAEAKQQMNHRIIGGREVRIVFAEENRKTPREMRTTERVSGRSRGNYRRRSLSRSPRRRYRSYSRSLSPARSRETKALYRSPARSGSPLPRDYMDRRPSKQSPSPKENGRTPMEERDYYPPSRSGSP, encoded by the exons ATGGCGAGGTACCGTAGCAGAAGCAGGAGCTACAGCCCGCAGCGGGGGAGCAGAACTCCTCCTCGAAGTCGGAAGCTCAATGAAGACGACCCCCGGGTCCGCCGGTCTTACAGGGAGCGCCGGTCTCCAGCTCCGTCGGGCCTCCTGCTCCGCAATCTTCCCCTCAATACTAG GCCGGAAGATCTCAGGGCCCCGTTTGAGCGCTTTGGTCCAGTGAAAGATGTCTACCTTCCTAAGAATTACCACACTGG GGAGCCACGGGGATTTGGATTTGTGAAGTTCCGATATGCTGAAGATGCTGCTGAGGCGAAGCAACAGATGAATCATAGGATAATTGGTGGGCGTGAGGTCAGAATTGTTTTTGCCGAGGAGAACCGCAAGACTCCCAGAGAGATGCGAACGACTGAACGAGTGAg TGGTCGATCCAGGGGAAATTATAGAAGGAGAAGCCTATCAAGGTCCCCGAGACGCCGTTACCGCT CATACTCAAGGTCACTCTCACCAGCTAG GAGCCGCGAGACAAAGGCTCTTTACCGATCTCCAGCACGATCAGGGTCTCCACTTCCTCGTGACTACATGGACAGAAGGCCAAGCAAGCAGTCTCCAAGCCCAAAGGAAAATGGTCGAACCCCTATGGAGGAGAGGGATTATTACCCACCAAGCAGGTCAGGGAGTCCATGA